The Cherax quadricarinatus isolate ZL_2023a unplaced genomic scaffold, ASM3850222v1 Contig4898, whole genome shotgun sequence sequence ttgaaaaggtaaaaaaaaaatagtggaacTTCGGTTTTCATATGCACTAGTTTGTatttaaaactatagttattctctataaaaagtattttttgttcatatttttggtgtctggAATGCGATAATTAGATTTACATTACATATTTACGGTGTTCGTAAACCTAGGGTTTACgaacaccgaggttccactgtacataattAACAAGCATTAAAAATCATTCATCCTATGGTAACTGCAAATGGTCAACTACCTTATAAAACAATAAGAATAATAGCTGCAATTTATATCTCTATACTGTTAAAGTATTGTCGTAATATTTtgcaaataaaaatatattacattAAAAACAAAACATATAGATAATAAAGGTAAAAAATAATGCTCTATATCTTAACTTTGAgaccaaatatatatatgtaggaaAGTATACTTGTGatggagctgtgactcaacccctgcaactacatataggcgaGTGCATGCATAtattacatacatgcatacacacacacaatctactgtaCTACATTGTTAGGTGAATTATACTGTGGGATAAATATATATCTGTAATGAACTTCTGTATACTGTGAAGTGTATAATACAAACTGAACCCTTCGAAGCCTATCCTAAACATTTCAGAGTATAAAGCCCTTGTGTgttatattatgtattatgtttAAGATCAATTTCTTCAAATTTATCACTGATTGTTGTCCAATCACTGCTACTGTTACCAGTATTAAGACTAGCGCCTCCAGAGGCCTCCGCTTCAATATACACCCGCCTCCTTTTATCGCAGTACTCCCCGATGACTACTTTCAATTCTTTCATATCTGCCCAAACTGATTTCAGAATAGAAAACATGAGAAAAACATTCTTAACAATAAAAGGAGATACTGAAAGCTGTATGCCTGCCCAAAGATATATGCGAATCACAAAGTAAGTGAAGTTAATTAGCCACAGATGGCACATCTTGTATGCAATTGAAGAGAATATGCACACAGCATTGTGGCCATAATTACTGCGACTTAGCTTTATTAAAGCTATGCCTGGAAAAATGAAATTCAAACACGAAAATGCGATTATTGCATTTTCCAAGTGCACTGGTAAAACATATGCAGATTCAGACTGGATTAACAGGGAGAGAAATGTAACAGAGTCCAGTATTTCCAGAGATGTTCCATGAGAGAGAGACTTTATATAACGGTCTCGCTCACTATTGGGCTCTGTTACGGTTTGTCCTTCAACGAGGATAGCAAATATTACACATGTTAAACACAGTACAACC is a genomic window containing:
- the LOC128703930 gene encoding uncharacterized protein; the protein is MAGGVCPFTLTRELLYHILLTAIILLLVVTQGILLDVYILNDDQTAIINYFWLIPDFLLVFLFVAAMSSGYRSCKREKSEEDNLKSNNNSYRMIKISFHRKIFGQHPLPFLVWVAYSFLMVTKVGIIFKSEIPNKINSSDALSPQLLQVVLCLTCVIFAILVEGQTVTEPNSERDRYIKSLSHGTSLEILDSVTFLSLLIQSESAYVLPVHLENAIIAFSCLNFIFPGIALIKLSRSNYGHNAVCIFSSIAYKMCHLWLINFTYFVIRIYLWAGIQLSVSPFIVKNVFLMFSILKSVWADMKELKVVIGEYCDKRRRVYIEAEASGGASLNTGNSSSDWTTISDKFEEIDLKHNT